Proteins from a genomic interval of Musa acuminata AAA Group cultivar baxijiao chromosome BXJ1-9, Cavendish_Baxijiao_AAA, whole genome shotgun sequence:
- the LOC135593645 gene encoding WRKY transcription factor WRKY51-like isoform X1 produces MAVDSMGYRRMDDQIAVREAADVGLRTLERLVFQLSHQQPPSDCREVTDHTIAKFKKVISVLNRTGHARFRRGPAQPAFVPPVVEDPALVPAALYHHAPAPPAPAPVPLPQPPAVPRAVTLDFTKPKESFSASGTVSSSSLTGDGSVTGKQGSSILVPAAAAFAVSSGKPPLASSHKRKAPEHAHPHCPEDAKQAAPAGRCHCSKKSRKNRDKRTVRVPAISSRNADIPADDHSWRKYGQKPIKGSPYPRGYYKCSSVKGCPARKHVERAPDDPTMLIVTYEGEHRHGQSRPGTALPVANAASG; encoded by the exons ATGGCCGTCGATTCGATGGGCTACCGGAGGATGGACGACCAGATCGCGGTCCGGGAGGCGGCCGACGTGGGGCTTCGCACCCTGGAGCGCCTCGTCTTCCAGCTCTCGCACCAGCAGCCGCCGTCGGACTGCCGCGAGGTCACTGACCATACCATCGCCAAGTTTAAGAAGGTCATCTCCGTCCTGAACCGGACCGGCCACGCCCGCTTCCGCCGCGGCCCGGCCCAGCCCGCCTTCGTACCCCCGGTTGTGGAGGACCCGGCCTTGGTGCCAGCGGCGCTCTACCACCACGCGCCCGCTCCTCCTGCGCCGGCGCCGGTGCCCCTCCCGCAGCCCCCGGCGGTTCCACGGGCCGTGACCCTCGACTTCACCAAACCGAAGGAGAGCTTCAGCGCCTCGGGGACGGTGTCGAGTTCGTCGCTCACCGGCGACGGCAGCGTCACCGGCAAGCAGGGCTCCTCGATCTTGGTTCCCGCCGCCGCGGCCTTCGCCGTCTCCTCCGGGAAGCCGCCGCTCGCGTCGTCCCACAAGAGGAAGGCCCCCGAACACGCCCACCCCCACTGCCCCGAGGACGCCAAGCAGGCGGCCCCCGCCGGCCGCTGCCACTGCTCCAAGAAAAG CAGGAAGAACCGGGACAAGAGGACGGTGCGCGTGCCGGCGATCAGCTCGAGGAACGCGGACATACCGGCGGACGATCACTCGTGGCGCAAGTACGGGCAGAAGCCCATCAAGGGCTCTCCCTACCCGAG GGGGTACTACAAGTGCAGCAGCGTGAAGGGGTGCCCGGCGCGGAAACACGTGGAGCGCGCGCCCGACGACCCGACGATGCTCATCGTGACGTACGAAGGAGAGCACCGGCACGGCCAGAGCAGGCCCGGCACAGCGCTGCCCGTCGCTAACGCGGCGTCTGGTTGA
- the LOC135593645 gene encoding WRKY transcription factor WRKY51-like isoform X2: MAVDSMGYRRMDDQIAVREAADVGLRTLERLVFQLSHQQPPSDCREVTDHTIAKFKKVISVLNRTGHARFRRGPAQPAFVPPVVEDPALVPAALYHHAPAPPAPAPVPLPQPPAVPRAVTLDFTKPKESFSASGTVSSSSLTGDGSVTGKQGSSILVPAAAAFAVSSGKPPLASSHKRKAPEHAHPHCPEDAKQAAPAGRCHCSKKRKNRDKRTVRVPAISSRNADIPADDHSWRKYGQKPIKGSPYPRGYYKCSSVKGCPARKHVERAPDDPTMLIVTYEGEHRHGQSRPGTALPVANAASG, translated from the exons ATGGCCGTCGATTCGATGGGCTACCGGAGGATGGACGACCAGATCGCGGTCCGGGAGGCGGCCGACGTGGGGCTTCGCACCCTGGAGCGCCTCGTCTTCCAGCTCTCGCACCAGCAGCCGCCGTCGGACTGCCGCGAGGTCACTGACCATACCATCGCCAAGTTTAAGAAGGTCATCTCCGTCCTGAACCGGACCGGCCACGCCCGCTTCCGCCGCGGCCCGGCCCAGCCCGCCTTCGTACCCCCGGTTGTGGAGGACCCGGCCTTGGTGCCAGCGGCGCTCTACCACCACGCGCCCGCTCCTCCTGCGCCGGCGCCGGTGCCCCTCCCGCAGCCCCCGGCGGTTCCACGGGCCGTGACCCTCGACTTCACCAAACCGAAGGAGAGCTTCAGCGCCTCGGGGACGGTGTCGAGTTCGTCGCTCACCGGCGACGGCAGCGTCACCGGCAAGCAGGGCTCCTCGATCTTGGTTCCCGCCGCCGCGGCCTTCGCCGTCTCCTCCGGGAAGCCGCCGCTCGCGTCGTCCCACAAGAGGAAGGCCCCCGAACACGCCCACCCCCACTGCCCCGAGGACGCCAAGCAGGCGGCCCCCGCCGGCCGCTGCCACTGCTCCAAGAAAAG GAAGAACCGGGACAAGAGGACGGTGCGCGTGCCGGCGATCAGCTCGAGGAACGCGGACATACCGGCGGACGATCACTCGTGGCGCAAGTACGGGCAGAAGCCCATCAAGGGCTCTCCCTACCCGAG GGGGTACTACAAGTGCAGCAGCGTGAAGGGGTGCCCGGCGCGGAAACACGTGGAGCGCGCGCCCGACGACCCGACGATGCTCATCGTGACGTACGAAGGAGAGCACCGGCACGGCCAGAGCAGGCCCGGCACAGCGCTGCCCGTCGCTAACGCGGCGTCTGGTTGA
- the LOC103998728 gene encoding uncharacterized protein LOC103998728, with amino-acid sequence MCLVLLCSEEEKVLGTQQAPGSCPHCGGAVMATDVESARRLCFLPLSRSVKRKYSCTHCSRRLVAYP; translated from the coding sequence ATGTGTCTGGTGTTGCTGTGCAGCGAGGAGGAGAAGGTGCTGGGGACGCAGCAGGCGCCGGGGAGCTGCCCTCACTGCGGCGGCGCGGTGATGGCCACCGACGTGGAGAGCGCGCGGCGGCTCTGCTTCCTCCCCCTCTCCCGCAGTGTCAAGCGCAAGTACTCCTGCACCCACTGTTCCCGCCGCCTCGTCGCCTACCCTTAG
- the LOC135594132 gene encoding transcription factor bHLH35-like — MGLIEIRIKERHLFMEFTPVFISLRDRRIPNNRAQVFSEMDTDRMVFVLRSLWSINVNHTQPSRWERSKFLELNQVFDEMTVGGEVVGCGSYREGVVGLTTVQVGGNSGNTGQMEDRCTIASYDEGEGWRVTTPPLVSVRRLDSRGFIRVQQHAVDQSIRAFLGLMDADPSEYANYWEIKCLLDAEELCSLGFDETLSGYCNSSSPDMAAHSALPNTIIMERERRKKLNRKLYNLRSVVPNMTKMSKASIIFDAINYIQQLQEQEKSLLKEISEQEPHRKRVAPVDGQLCRAQAKKWRTAPRSSCSAELELPMMPSVEAMEVSVRELGNGISVIIITCSKKRHAMVRVCEVVESLDLRIIAASVASRSGMIFHTLMVEVDGGQSAHLKEKIEATFEHLMPQEATASFREADPNITRPRTPLFYA; from the exons ATGGGGTTAATTGAGATCAGAATCAAAGAACGACATCTGTTCATGGAGTTCACACCCGTCTTCATCTCCCTACGTGACCGCAGGATCCCCAACAACAGAGCACAAGTCTTCTCGGAGATGGACACAGATCGCATGGTCTTCGTGCTTCGCTCC CTGTGGTCGATCAACGTGAATCATACGCAGCCAAGCAGATGGGAACGAAGCAAGTTTCTAGAACTTAACCAGGTGTTCGACGAAATGACGGTGGGAGGGGAGGTCGTTGGTTGTGGGAGCTACAGGGAGGGCGTTGTTGGACTGACAACCGTTCAAG TGGGCGGCAACAGCGGGAACACCGGCCAAATGGAAGACCGATGTACCATTGCTTCGTACGACGAAGGGGAAGGTTGGCGTGTAACGACTCCTCCGTTAGTCTCTGTCCGTCGACTTGACTCGAGAGGATTTATACGGGTGCAGCAGCACGCAGTGGATCAGAGCATCCGTGCGTTTCTTGGTCTCATGGACGCCGATCCGAGTGAGTATGCCAACTACTGGGAGATCAAGTGTCTCCTAGACGCGGAGGAGCTCTGCAG CTTGGGATTTGATGAAACCTTGTCCGGGTACTGCAACTCCAGCTCGCCGGACATGGCCGCTCATTCGGCGCTACCGAATACCATCATCATGGAGCGGGAACGGAGGAAAAAGCTCAACAGAAAGCTGTACAATCTCCGGAGTGTAGTCCCCAACATGACAAAG ATGAGCAAGGCGTCGATAATCTTCGACGCGATCAACTACATACAACAGCTCCAAGAGCAAGAGAAATCACTGCTGAAAGAGATATCGGAGCAGGAGCCTCACAGGAAGAGAGTTGCACCGGTCGATGGACAGCTTTGCCGTGCACAAGCGAAGAAGTGGAGAACGGCGCCACGGAGCTCGTGCAGTGCCGAACTTGAGTTGCCGATGATGCCGTCCGTGGAAGCGATGGAA GTCAGCGTGCGTGAGTTGGGCAATGGGATctctgtcatcatcatcacttgcagCAAGAAGAGGCATGCCATGGTTCGCGTGTGTGAGGTCGTCGAGTCTCTCGATCTCAGGATCATCGCTGCCAGTGTCGCGTCTAGATCCGGAATGATCTTCCACACTCTAATGGtcgag GTTGATGGAGGGCAGAGTGCTCATCTGAAGGAAAAGATCGAAGCCACCTTCGAGCATTTGATGCCTCAAGAAGCCACTGCATCATTTCGTGAAGCCGATCCAAATATTACAAGACCGAGAACTCCATTGTTCTACGCATAG
- the LOC103998730 gene encoding uncharacterized membrane protein At1g16860 has protein sequence MGSRFPSHQLSNGLYVSGRPEPPKEKPPTMSSTAMPYTGGDIKKSGELGKMFDLHVEKSRKSGPLNAPSRNTSFGGSASHSGPIMPNASGRSSYSGSLSSAVPGAGPSLVTGCSNRQKSNSGPLKHGDPVKKSSGPQSGGVTPMARQNSGPLPPVLPATGLITSGPISSGPLNSSGAPRKVSGPLESAGSMKLHSASIVHNQAVTKLSQDDDYSFNGSLPKPFLWCVGLLFVMGFIAGGFILGAVHNAILLIVVLVIFGIVAALFIWNACFGRRAIIGFIACYPDAELRTAKDGQYVKVSGVVTCGNVPLESSFHKVPRCVYTSTGLYEYRGWDSKAANSQHRRFSWGLRSLERHIVDFYISDFQSGLRALVKTGYGARVTPYVDESIVVDINPNKDMSPDFLRWLRERNLSSDDRVMRLKEGYIKEGSTVSVMGVVQRNDNVLMIVPPSETFSTGCQWARCILPVNLEGIVLRCEDTSKIDVIPV, from the exons ATGGGTTCCAGATTTCCATCACATCAGCTCAGCAATGGTCTGTATGTTTCAGGCCGGCCTGAACCACCAAAGGAGAAACCTCCAACAATGAGCTCTACTGCCATGCCATATACAGGTGGAGATATAAAAAAGTCTGGAGAACTTGGGAAGATGTTTGATCTCCATGTGGAGAAGTCCAGAAAATCTGGGCCTCTTAATGCCCCTTCAAGAAATACATCATTTGGAGGTTCTGCTTCCCATTCAGGCCCTATTATGCCTAATGCCTCTGGTCGGTCTAGCTATTCAGGTTCACTCTCTTCTGCAGTTCCAGGTGCTGGTCCTTCACTAGTCACTGGATGCTCCAACAGACAGAAATCTAATTCTGGGCCACTCAAACATGGAGATCCTGTTAAGAAGTCATCTGGTCCTCAGTCTGGAGGAGTCACTCCAATGGCACGCCAAAATTCTGGTCCACTACCGCCAGTGCTTCCAGCTACAGGTCTCATCACATCTGGGCCAATTTCTTCTGGTCCTCTTAACTCATCCGGTGCACCTCGAAAAGTATCTGGCCCTCTGGAATCTGCTGGATCAATGAAGCTACATAGCGCCTCCATTGTTCATAACCAAGCTGTTACTAAGCTCAGCCAGGATGATGACTATTCATTCAATGGGAGCTTGCCAAAACCATTCTTGTGGTGTGTGGGTTTATTGTTTGTGATGGGGTTTATTGCAGGTGGCTTCATTCTTGGTGCTGTTCACAATGCCATTCTCCTCATAGTCGTTCTTGTTATATTTGGGATTGTTGCTGCACTTTTCATTTGGAATGCTTGTTTTGGAAGGCGAGCAATCATAGGATTCATTGCCTGTTATCCTGATGCTGAATTGAGAACTGCAAAAGATGGGCAGTACGTAAAGGTTTCTGGG GTTGTTACATGTGGAAATGTCCCTCTTGAGTCATCATTCCACAAAGTTCCTAGATGTGTGTACACATCTACTGGTCTGTATGAATACAGGGGTTGGGACTCAAAGGCTGCCAATTCCCAGCATCGCCGTTTTTCTTGGGGACTAAGGTCACTGGAG AGGCATATTGTTGACTTTTATATCTCTGATTTCCAATCTGGGTTAAGGGCTTTGGTCAAAACTGGTTACGGTGCTAGGGTGACTCCATATGTTGATGAGTCTATTGTCGTTGACATCAACCCAAACAAAGACATGTCTCCAGACTTTCTCAGATGGTTGAGGGAAAGGAACCTTTCAAGTGATGATCGTGTGATGCGACTGAAAGAAGG CTACATAAAAGAGGGCAGCACGGTTAGCGTGATGGGGGTTGTCCAAAGGAATGACAATGTTCTGATGATAGTTCCACCATCCGAGACATTTTCTACTGGGTGCCAGTGGGCTAGGTGCATACTCCCGGTAAACCTTGAAGGAATTGTGTTGAGATGTGAGGACACCTCAAAAATTGATGTCATACCAGTTTAG
- the LOC135593647 gene encoding uncharacterized protein LOC135593647: protein MALRAFYNEIKGLKVRELPAYLKPRLTWENIKKTTDQAADTYIEKYIETSSSMPLYHVCIGGMIFCYLLALPHERRHLEHQQQLAAGGGHH, encoded by the coding sequence ATGGCGTTGCGGGCGTTCTACAACGAGATCAAGGGGCTGAAGGTGAGGGAGCTTCCGGCGTACCTGAAGCCGAGGCTGACGTGGGAGAACATCAAGAAGACCACGGACCAGGCGGCCGATACCTACATCGAGAAGTACATCGAGACGAGCTCCTCCATGCCGCTCTACCACGTCTGCATCGGCGGAATGATTTTCTGCTACCTGCTCGCTCTACCCCACGAGCGTCGCCACCTCGAGCACCAGCAGCAGCTGGCCGCCGGCGGGGGCCACCACTGA